In the genome of Myxococcus stipitatus, one region contains:
- a CDS encoding diguanylate cyclase, which produces MSSTPYTLLVVDEAESAMVRLVKALGTEGYSLRHAAPGPEVRRKASEVDLVLWSVGPHAELTRDWLDNLLGPDGSKRPALVVLAHRDARAVWLDALAQGAEVVFDPWDAEELRARVARSLRSRARMEQLAREVGELQRLSSTDGLTGVHNHRYFQERLREEFRRAQRYDDPLALILLDLDHFKQVNDRHGHTAGDGVLREVAAALQRSVRETDLVARYGGEEFAVLLPRTQLTGALTVAERVRRDLGTLRVGPDGVLNVTASLGVSSFPHRSVLSPEQLLLTADEALYRAKADGRDRICLHSQLPLLPTVSSPND; this is translated from the coding sequence GTGAGCTCGACGCCCTATACCCTGCTGGTGGTGGACGAAGCGGAGTCGGCGATGGTCCGGCTGGTGAAGGCCCTGGGGACGGAGGGCTACAGCCTGCGCCACGCGGCTCCTGGCCCCGAGGTACGCCGGAAGGCCTCCGAAGTGGACCTGGTGTTGTGGTCCGTGGGGCCTCATGCGGAGCTGACCCGGGATTGGCTCGACAACCTGCTGGGTCCCGACGGGAGCAAGCGGCCGGCGTTGGTGGTGCTGGCCCACCGCGATGCGAGGGCCGTCTGGCTGGACGCCTTGGCCCAGGGGGCCGAGGTCGTCTTCGACCCATGGGATGCGGAGGAGCTGCGGGCCCGGGTGGCTCGGAGCCTGCGTTCGCGGGCCCGCATGGAGCAGCTGGCCCGGGAGGTGGGGGAGTTGCAGCGGCTGTCCTCGACGGACGGGCTGACGGGGGTTCACAACCACCGGTATTTCCAGGAGCGGCTGCGCGAGGAGTTCCGCCGGGCGCAGCGGTATGACGACCCGCTGGCGCTCATCCTGCTGGACCTGGACCACTTCAAGCAGGTGAACGACCGGCACGGGCACACCGCGGGGGACGGGGTGCTGCGCGAGGTGGCCGCCGCCCTCCAGCGCAGCGTGCGCGAGACGGACCTGGTGGCGCGCTACGGGGGCGAGGAGTTCGCTGTGCTCCTGCCGCGCACCCAGCTGACAGGGGCCCTCACGGTGGCCGAGCGCGTGCGCCGCGACCTGGGCACCCTGCGCGTGGGCCCGGACGGTGTCCTGAACGTGACCGCCTCCCTGGGCGTCTCCAGCTTCCCGCACCGCAGCGTGCTCAGCCCCGAGCAGCTCCTGCTCACCGCCGACGAGGCCCTCTACCGGGCCAAGGCCGACGGCCGGGACCGCATCTGCCTCCACTCCCAGCTGCCCCTGCTCCCGACTGTCTCCTCGCCCAACGATTGA
- a CDS encoding glycosyltransferase family 2 protein — MAKYPSISLFLPAWNEEDYVERAVSRALEVLPQLTDDFEIIVVNDASTDRTQELAEAMARRIPQLRVITHPVNLKLGGAMRTGLAASTKDIIVYSDIDLPWDLRELERALHLLEYLEGDMICAFRFDRTSEGSKRIVYSFVYNLLIRALFDVQIKDINFSFKVMHRRVLESMELKSQGSFIDAELVVKAIRKGFRVFQMGVDYFPRTRGVSTLASPSVIVKMVKELVRLYPETRTPSAPAQPVRLPPSVQPLHSVPSTGRAARG; from the coding sequence GTGGCCAAGTACCCCAGCATCAGTCTCTTCCTGCCTGCGTGGAATGAGGAAGACTACGTCGAGCGCGCAGTGAGCCGAGCGTTGGAGGTCCTGCCCCAGCTCACGGACGACTTCGAAATCATCGTCGTCAACGACGCGTCCACGGACCGGACCCAGGAGCTCGCGGAGGCCATGGCGCGGCGGATTCCCCAGCTGCGTGTCATCACCCATCCGGTGAATCTGAAGCTGGGCGGGGCCATGCGCACGGGGCTCGCCGCGTCGACGAAGGACATCATCGTCTACTCGGACATCGACCTGCCGTGGGACCTGCGGGAGCTGGAGCGCGCGCTGCACCTGCTGGAGTACCTGGAGGGCGACATGATTTGCGCCTTCCGGTTCGACCGCACGAGCGAGGGCTCCAAGCGAATCGTCTATTCGTTCGTCTACAACCTGCTCATCCGCGCGCTCTTCGATGTGCAGATCAAGGACATCAACTTCAGCTTCAAGGTGATGCACCGCCGCGTGCTCGAGTCCATGGAGCTCAAGAGCCAGGGCTCGTTCATCGACGCGGAGCTGGTGGTGAAGGCCATCCGCAAGGGCTTCCGCGTGTTCCAGATGGGCGTGGACTACTTCCCGCGCACCCGCGGCGTCTCCACGCTGGCCTCGCCCTCCGTCATCGTGAAGATGGTGAAGGAGCTGGTGCGGCTGTACCCGGAGACGCGCACGCCGTCGGCGCCCGCGCAGCCGGTGCGCCTGCCTCCGTCGGTGCAGCCGCTGCACTCGGTGCCGTCCACGGGCCGGGCGGCGCGGGGCTGA
- a CDS encoding carbohydrate deacetylase: protein MASRPTRLVVNADDLGLHASLDAGILRAHREGIVTSATLLATGPTAREAASLARAQGLAVGLHLALSTRLTPAAPAHTVPTVAPEGRLRGSWADFAKAWLTGKVRREEVARELDAQLQRARALGVEVDHLDGHQHLHLLPGIRPLVESMAARERLPLRWPDALPRVGWLRTPGPALKTTILTMLARTAPRAPHGVRRVSAGGVFEAGKLDETALLSALDALPSGDFELGCHPGEGAPHVPEDPAWTYGWQAELDALTSPRVRARLQERGVQLHSYATLASAT, encoded by the coding sequence GTGGCATCACGCCCCACGCGCCTCGTGGTGAACGCGGATGACCTGGGGCTGCACGCGTCGCTCGACGCGGGCATCCTCAGGGCCCACCGCGAGGGCATCGTCACCAGCGCCACGCTGCTCGCCACGGGCCCCACGGCCCGCGAGGCCGCATCCCTCGCTCGCGCGCAGGGGCTCGCGGTGGGGCTGCACCTCGCGCTGTCCACCCGGCTGACGCCCGCCGCGCCTGCGCACACCGTCCCCACGGTGGCGCCGGAGGGAAGGCTGCGAGGAAGCTGGGCGGACTTCGCGAAGGCGTGGCTGACGGGCAAGGTGCGGCGCGAGGAAGTGGCAAGAGAGCTCGACGCCCAGCTTCAGCGCGCGCGAGCCCTGGGCGTGGAGGTGGACCACCTGGATGGCCACCAGCACCTGCACCTCTTGCCGGGCATCCGGCCGCTGGTGGAGTCGATGGCCGCGCGCGAGCGACTGCCGTTGCGTTGGCCGGACGCCCTGCCCCGCGTGGGCTGGCTGCGCACTCCGGGCCCCGCGCTGAAGACGACGATTCTCACGATGCTCGCACGCACCGCGCCGCGTGCGCCCCACGGCGTGCGGCGCGTGAGCGCGGGCGGCGTGTTCGAGGCGGGAAAGCTCGACGAGACCGCGCTCCTGTCCGCCCTGGACGCGCTCCCCTCGGGAGACTTCGAGCTGGGCTGCCACCCGGGGGAAGGCGCGCCGCACGTGCCGGAGGACCCGGCCTGGACCTATGGCTGGCAGGCGGAACTGGACGCGCTCACCAGCCCCCGCGTGAGGGCCCGGCTCCAGGAGCGCGGCGTCCAGCTGCACTCCTACGCGACGCTCGCCTCCGCCACGTAG
- a CDS encoding class I SAM-dependent methyltransferase codes for MTTLLEQALALYSGLPAAERFHVHARASSAPLLSVVERMPGGTVADIGCGHGLLSALLSLADPARTVHAVDPDPRKVEWARRSLGGLAQVKLAEGTVEDALAPRLPGACDAAVVCDVLYLLPEAKWPGFLRTVHGLLKPGGCFLLKEVEGDGSWKHRKALAQEWVMVSLLGRTKASGGMVLKPRAEMRALLADAGFSVREVVDLGRGYTTPHVLYVAEASVA; via the coding sequence ATGACCACGCTCCTGGAGCAGGCCCTCGCGCTGTACTCGGGACTCCCCGCGGCGGAGCGCTTCCACGTCCATGCCCGGGCGTCCTCGGCGCCGCTGCTCTCCGTCGTGGAGCGGATGCCCGGTGGCACCGTGGCGGACATCGGCTGTGGCCATGGCCTGCTCTCCGCGCTCCTGTCGCTGGCGGACCCCGCGCGCACGGTGCACGCCGTGGACCCGGACCCTCGCAAGGTGGAGTGGGCGCGCAGGTCGCTCGGCGGACTGGCCCAGGTGAAGCTCGCCGAGGGGACGGTGGAGGACGCGCTCGCGCCCCGGCTGCCGGGGGCCTGTGACGCGGCGGTGGTGTGTGACGTGCTCTACCTGCTGCCCGAGGCGAAGTGGCCCGGCTTCCTGCGCACGGTGCATGGACTGCTCAAGCCCGGCGGGTGCTTCCTGCTCAAGGAAGTGGAGGGCGACGGCTCCTGGAAGCACCGCAAGGCGCTGGCGCAGGAGTGGGTGATGGTGTCGCTGTTGGGGCGCACGAAGGCCAGCGGCGGCATGGTGCTCAAGCCCCGCGCGGAGATGAGGGCCCTGCTGGCGGACGCGGGCTTCTCGGTGCGCGAGGTGGTGGACCTGGGGCGCGGCTACACCACGCCCCACGTGCTCTACGTGGCGGAGGCGAGCGTCGCGTAG
- a CDS encoding mannosyltransferase family protein, giving the protein MARSASRTITLFVVVAVVLCSTLAAIGARRIFHKNPQNPIVRIDEYVTMGWVAWDSSWYMRIVQEGYQYTPGQQSSVAFFPLYPLLIRAVETLGPNVYQAGVLITLLCGPLALILFTKWAKVLTDEDTALKAGLLMATYPFAMYLYGAMYSDALFILLVIGAFLLLEKGHLAPAVLVAAVATAARPVAPAVVLGLLVRRLEWKHARGEKWNAMDLLPVLSGLGFGCYMLYLWHQFGDPFAFVKVQGAPGWDQQPGWATWLKARWFDRVVVNPSNTREAVRLVIHAFFTFLALALVWPTRKRLGWGYAVYVLAIVGLPAWSTKDFMGMGRYLLSSFPVFLTAALMLKERPRLLRGVVAFGAASVLFLSWAFGSDHYIS; this is encoded by the coding sequence CGCTCGGCGCATCTTCCACAAGAACCCGCAGAACCCCATCGTCCGCATCGACGAGTACGTCACCATGGGATGGGTGGCGTGGGATTCCAGCTGGTACATGCGCATCGTGCAGGAGGGCTACCAGTACACGCCGGGACAGCAGAGCTCGGTGGCGTTCTTCCCGCTCTATCCGCTGCTCATCCGCGCGGTGGAGACATTGGGACCCAATGTCTATCAAGCGGGGGTGCTCATCACGCTCTTGTGCGGGCCCCTGGCGCTCATCCTGTTCACGAAGTGGGCGAAGGTGCTGACCGACGAGGACACCGCGCTCAAGGCCGGGCTGTTGATGGCCACGTACCCCTTCGCGATGTACCTCTACGGCGCGATGTACTCGGATGCGCTGTTCATCCTGTTGGTGATTGGCGCGTTCCTGCTGCTGGAGAAAGGGCACCTGGCCCCGGCGGTGCTGGTGGCGGCGGTGGCCACGGCCGCGCGCCCGGTGGCGCCCGCGGTGGTGCTGGGGCTCCTGGTGCGCAGGCTCGAGTGGAAGCACGCGCGGGGCGAGAAGTGGAACGCGATGGACCTCTTGCCCGTGCTCTCCGGGCTGGGCTTCGGCTGCTACATGCTCTACCTGTGGCACCAGTTCGGTGACCCGTTCGCCTTCGTGAAGGTGCAGGGCGCGCCGGGGTGGGACCAGCAGCCGGGCTGGGCCACGTGGCTCAAGGCGCGGTGGTTCGACCGCGTGGTGGTGAACCCGTCGAACACGCGCGAGGCGGTCCGCCTGGTGATTCACGCGTTCTTCACCTTCCTGGCGCTGGCGCTCGTGTGGCCCACGCGCAAGCGGCTGGGGTGGGGCTATGCCGTCTACGTGCTGGCCATCGTCGGGCTGCCCGCGTGGTCCACGAAGGACTTCATGGGCATGGGGCGCTACCTGCTGTCCTCGTTCCCCGTCTTCCTCACCGCGGCGCTGATGTTGAAGGAGCGCCCCAGGCTGCTTCGCGGCGTGGTGGCGTTCGGCGCGGCGTCGGTGCTCTTCCTGTCCTGGGCCTTCGGCTCGGACCACTACATCTCATGA